A single uncultured Methanolobus sp. DNA region contains:
- a CDS encoding DNA-directed RNA polymerase subunit H — protein sequence MRKFSLLDHQLIPKHEIMLEDELKSVLKQYAIEKEQLPKIKVVDPVIQEIGAQVGDVVKITRISQTAGEAFYYRLVIA from the coding sequence TTGAGAAAATTTAGCCTGCTCGACCACCAGTTGATCCCTAAACATGAAATAATGTTGGAAGATGAACTTAAATCTGTTTTAAAGCAATATGCCATTGAGAAGGAACAGCTACCTAAAATAAAGGTTGTTGATCCGGTTATTCAGGAAATTGGGGCACAGGTTGGAGACGTCGTTAAGATAACACGCATCAGTCAGACCGCCGGCGAAGCATTCTACTATCGACTTGTTATCGCTTGA